From one Geoalkalibacter halelectricus genomic stretch:
- a CDS encoding REP-associated tyrosine transposase, with amino-acid sequence MPRVARALADGHCYHILNRGNGRQQVFHKDHDYLAFTNLLDEATQRYPITLFSYCLMPNHFHLLVRAERGQELSRCMQWLMTSHVRRYHQHYGGSGHVWQGRYKSFIVQQDSYLLTAARYIEVNPLRAGLVDHAQDWPWSSYGESSGTKGRSMTTPLPSSFDLNWAEFVAQPLSQREREKWQQSVERHAPFGDDDWRERVGKLFGLESTLRPKGRPRKAQKK; translated from the coding sequence ATGCCAAGAGTTGCCCGCGCTTTAGCTGACGGCCATTGCTACCACATCCTCAATCGCGGCAACGGCCGGCAACAGGTTTTTCATAAGGACCACGATTACCTTGCATTTACCAACCTGCTGGACGAGGCAACGCAGCGCTATCCGATCACTCTCTTTTCCTACTGTTTGATGCCCAATCATTTCCACCTGTTGGTTCGCGCAGAAAGGGGGCAGGAACTCAGTCGTTGCATGCAGTGGTTGATGACCAGTCATGTCCGCCGCTATCACCAGCATTACGGCGGTAGCGGTCACGTTTGGCAGGGGCGCTACAAGAGTTTTATCGTTCAGCAAGACAGTTATTTGCTCACTGCGGCGCGCTATATCGAAGTCAACCCCCTGCGAGCCGGACTGGTGGATCACGCGCAAGACTGGCCCTGGTCTTCCTACGGCGAAAGCAGTGGGACCAAGGGACGGTCAATGACAACGCCTCTGCCGAGTTCGTTTGACTTGAATTGGGCCGAATTCGTAGCGCAACCGCTATCGCAAAGGGAGCGAGAAAAATGGCAACAGAGCGTGGAGCGTCATGCGCCGTTTGGGGACGATGACTGGCGAGAGAGGGTTGGCAAGTTGTTTGGTCTTGAATCAACGCTCAGGCCCAAAGGGCGTCCGAGGAAGGCGCAGAAAAAGTAG